The Tamandua tetradactyla isolate mTamTet1 chromosome 13, mTamTet1.pri, whole genome shotgun sequence genome segment gttgttctgcaggagtctgtgatgaattatcataaatgtttaaaaaattttaagtaaagagtgcttttgctaattgatctttaggtgtacttattttcataacatcatccttctgatcatctctcccttttgttTTATTAGCATAGACTTTAGTGTCCGGTTTGCTCGTTGaataattccttgcccagagggattatgtggaatttcTGTGATATGAATAATATGGAAAGTAGTACAGAATTAATGAAATTGCTTTCCTGTTTAAGCAGGACCACTGtccgttttaatagattgagggcatcccataacagcaaaagcattaagtaaatgtgatcgaacatggCAGAAACGTTCTCCAGActgtgcggtagcccagatgaaatgagaacaggtgtctatgataacatgtacatattgcattttaccaaaatgtgaaatatgagtaacattcatttgccataattcatttgctttttgacctcgaggattaaccccgatgcaaatgggagtgcatttaaaggtccacaggttTGACAAATCCTAACAATGGCccgagcttgctgtttagataaagatggaaattttttcacagccctttgctattgatataaGTCAATTTGTGAAGTGCTGGGGGATCCTGAATtacccccacaagagtatctgcttgctgattttgtaatgacaaaggacccaGAAGcttagtatgagctcttatatgcatgataaaaagaggattaattcaACTTCTCACTAATGtttctaaatgtaaaaatattcgGGACAATTCATCTCCTTCAAACAAAGATGCTGTCACAATGTGAGTAACTATTTGGCAGacatattcagaatcagaaacaatattaaaagattgtggaaaattttgcaatacgCGTACCCCAAACTTCAGGGAAGGGTGTTCTGGTATTCCTCCCAGAGGGTAGATTACTGACATAACTTAAGTGGAATTTTTCTACATGGGAGATATGTCTCTTCACTTATCAATTTATTCAATcacttatttatatctgtatggattcatgaatatttattctGTAAATATCTACTACTTTAATTTCTTGCTCAATGTGTTCTGGTTTTGGTCATTAGAAGtgagaaaatcttttttaaaaaatgtttattgcaaaaacaacatacaaacattcttgatatataaatattccatacatagtgtacaattgatggctcacaatatcatcacatagttgtgtattcaccaccatgatcattttttgattGTCTGCATTACTCCGgcgaaagatagaaaaaagaaaaaagaaaaaactcatacataacataccccttaccactccctctcactgaccactagtatttcaacctactcaatttattttaacctttgttcccccattatttattttatattcagattttttactcatctgtccacatcctaaataaaaggagcatcagacacaaggttttcacaatcacacagtcacactgtaaaagttgtatcaaatcatcttcaagaaacatggctactggaacacagctctacagtttcaggtacttccccctccagccactccaatacaccataaactaagaagtggtatctacataatgtgtaagaataacctccaggataacctctcgactctgtttgatatctcttaaccactgataacttatttttatcatttctctcttcccccttttggtcaaaaaggttttttcaatcccttgacgctgggTCCTgcctcatcctgggagtcctatcccacactgccagggagatttacatccctgggagtcatgtgcggTGTCCgggcttgcctagcccgaccgcactggggtctcgtcctcggatgtggttcggctggagagcggcgtcagtcgaaaccacggggctcgaaggtctggagggtgcgcgagcacaataaaccgagactaaagaataatagcagTAGTTTATTGCATAGGTGGCTCGCGggacctagctggctggcaaggcttacaggctaggctcccgacaggaggaaacacaTGGAATATATAGGGGTGGGTGAGGGGGAGTTAATGGAGGTGGagaaactttgatgggcagctggtatggtgtcgtgtaggatgtggattggttagggGGTGTGTTAAACAAAAGTGAAGTAATGGGCGGAGAGATGGGGAGTGTGCCTGGCCCAATGAAGAAGGGGTGAAAGGTTAGTGTGATAcatgctcaggagttgctaggcagaggACTAGATTGGCAGGGCCTGCAAGAGTAAGAGATGTTGGGACATGTCagggcatgttaaggcagataagaggaGACAGTTACAAATATTACGCAGCAATTCctcctttttgtttaatttaagagaggagagaaggggaagTAATTTGGTCAATGGCAAGGCTGGTCCGCAAGGCTCCCGAGGGGCTCACGCGGATTAACTAGTATTGCGCCAGCCATGCTCCCAAAGGGTGATCAGTACTCAGGGTGGGCCACACTTGCTAACCATACCTGTGCCTGTTGGCGATAACCTGCGTCCGCAAAGGGGTTTTGAAGTTCAAGGGCTGCCATAGCAAGAAGTTTAGTTTGTTGCTTGTGTTGAGAAATTTTTGTACATAAGCATTTAAATAGGAAGAGGATAATTATTAGAATGAGTAGTAGTATTCCATAGAAGAGAAGGTTAGAGGACTGGAAGAAGGAGGTGAATTTGTGTAGGAGGTCGGTAAGGATAGAGGCAGATATTTTTGGGACTACTATGTTTTCCATGGCTAAGATTTGTGCTTGGAGATTGTGAGTATAGTTCCAGAAGGAGTCGTTATAGGCAGTGAATATCCAATCACGTAAGGTTAGGCGGGGTCGGGAGGTATTAACAAGAACAGGGGTAACACAGAGACGGGAAAATGGGTATCGTCCATCACAAGTAGAGGAAGCTACTTCATACAAGGTTCAATATCTAGGGCTAGTAAGTCAATTTGTTGCTGTAGATTAAAGACGGCGCGATGCATAAGAAGGTTTATGTTGTCTTGAGTTCTTAGGGTTCCCGCAGCGGTCTGAGTGAGGTTGTTGATGACGTCAGCGGTGGTAGATGTCTGGGTGAGGGCGACGGCAGCTGTGGCAGCGGCGGCCACGGAAGCGACAATGGCTGCGGCGATCACGGCGGAGATGCCAAAGTCCCTCTTGCGTCAGGAGATTGAGGGTAGATTCTCAGCCTTGATGGAGTAAGGAAGTTGCGGGGCAACCCAGGTGGAGGTATTCAGCGGGATCCACATTAGCCGAGGCTGTAAAACTATAAAGGCATATTGATAAGATGTATTAAGAAAATTGGAAAGCATGCAATTTCCAAAGTCGGACGTGCTGTTACAGAgcaaaaggaagaagggagggttAACAAAGACAAAGGCTTGGACAGTAATATTCTCGGAGACAGTGAAGTTTTCTGCCGAGTAGGTTGTGTTGATGAGATTGGGGCAGGAGGCTAAACCGAGGGAGACTGGAAGGAGGCTAAGAAGGGGGTTAAGATAAAGGCAGGAGTATTTCCCGCACAGGTAATGGCGAAATTAGCGCAGAGAGATGGTTACCATGATTACCGTACCCATTAGCATAAAACGAATAGGATATGTTCTGGAGGGGATAGATGGGTGGGCGGCAGGGCAACCACGCAAAGCGATTAAAGCTTGCGAACTCCTCCGTCCACGGAGTTTGGGTGCAGGGGGGGTCCGGCGGAATGGCGTTTGGGGCGTGATGAGGGGTGTTAGGGGTGAGGCCGGGGAACCACCAAGCACCTGTCAGCCAATAGGcggagatttttttattattgaatccTACAACATCAACGATAGTTTGTTTATGAATGAATAGACAATTTGGGTATTCAGGGTTGCAGGTATGCGTAGTCTGATTAAACAGCTGTGAGAGGTCGAAAACAAGAGCTTCTTTAGGTGGGTGGCGCAGAGAGAGGTTTAGGGGTGCTTGAGATGGTTGAAAGAAAGCATTGCAAGGGAGCTGAAGGGAGCAATTGCTGACTTGAAGCGAAGGGAAAAGGGGGCTGTCCGGGGTGATGAAAAGGATCCCGGGGGGGTGCTGAACAGCAGCCCACGCCTCTCTGGCCGATGCTGTAGGGGCTGTGGAGAGAAGCGTGAGCATTATTAGGAGAATTTGCTTTAAGCTAGGTGAAGGGTTACCACAACGTTCTCGAGCCTCGTCATAGAGGCTGAAGAGCTGTCTTTTTTGAGCTCGAGGGCTGTTTTCTGTACTGTCTTTCTCAAGGGCTGCTTGTGTCAGTTGCCAGACCAGGCACCTCGCCCGCCGGCGTAGGCGTCTGGTGGTCGGTGGTGGTGATGactgttgtgggtttttttctgaAGATTGATCAAGTTGCATTTTCTCCAACTTCTTCTTCAGGGCTCTCAATCTGCGTCGGTGGCGCCTGCTTTGGCTGGGATTcattttctggaaagacacaagcagtcatgccccatgtagagggagagggtaatgagttcacctgcttaggtggcttagagagaaaggctacatctaagcaacaaaagagttctctgggggtgactcttaggcctcattttaagtaggcttagcctatcctttgcaggaataactttcataagggcaaaccccaagtcagagggttcagcctattgatttggttgtccccattgtttGCAAGAACATaaaaaattctctaaatgggaaaGGTAagtatttccccctttctccataTTTGCCCAAGCGGACTTAgcaaaaatacttctttattcattgtccaaataactctggaatttatcagggtatcacactaacctagtcaaaccaacaaaatttcaagccttattcaagattccaggtacttatgagttcaattaaactgaccatacaagttaaattaggaaatgcactacccgaAATACcaattttgcaccagataaacatctctccctttagtctcacacagaagttgaggttttaaaatatgaatgacatcatcctttacccagtcttcttcTATACCTTaattcctatccagatcagcttcactggTATCTGTACTAgatatctgatcactttttcaactttttaaacagttcctgtatgagaTACTCCTGATtgtcataacttcagagctctaatttggagtctcaggtgtcatataaataaccgaagtttctgggaaagaccacaGTTATATacagctcagtatctgagaacttagaattaacagttatacctcctgaatatatatatatatatatgactgctgtaatagcttacaatctaggaccctttataatagggcCCAATTTAATATCCCTCAACTTTAATTCACTGAATATTTATAGTTAGTCTATAAGATTGAGGtatcataatatttatttttttgttcttgacatttcattcaacatacagtcctaacaagttgcctgcctcacaacttcattgctTCTTGCAGACACCcagcagtccattgtatgtatacaccttagttcccccttccattccacagtcgatgtacccttagtccacctccattcactgtggatcatgaacactgccaccagacaccagtgtgcaaatgtccattcttgtccccacactccaagcatatactgagcaacagggtttcaggatcataccGCAAACCaactcctagcctcctgtggaaccaccacactgccttctaaAGGGCTGcatctctcatttccctaccaacaatgattAGGTAAAtctcatttttccacattttctctagcacttgtttctttttgttcattgttaaataaaaaattcacacatcatacaatccagcctacaTGTATAACCATGCCTTTGCCACtatactctatctgaagataaTTCCTTttattccacaaagaatccataccccttttccAATatccccacctgttgacattttgctttggtataatgcctttgctacattcattGGAACCACATTACAATGCTACCATTGACTATGGCCCCAAGCTTGCATTGACTGTGCTTTTTCCCATGCACCATCTTTGTTCAACACCCTGCTATACTGACATTCTTTTgctcttcctcacgcaaaaaaaatttttaatttgtacatttcatcattatcattgtacactctagacattcctgaaTTTTgtcatctcagtctttgtcctgAGAATctgaaaaaatgtatttcatgtCCACTGAGACATGAGGAACAAGACCTGGCTCCCCTGGACGCTGCAGGATTCACCTCTAACATCTCTGATGCCGAATGCTAAAGCTGCACCTTAATCTCTACAGTCCTTCACACTGGACGCCACTGCCACTAACGATGGGGAGATCCTCAAACCTAGAAAGGGGCTATTATTGTGCTAAGgtggcaaattaaaataaaatgtctctAAGCATTATAAACCAGCAACTCACAGAAGAAGAAAACTTACAGGCCAATAAAAATACGAAAATATGTCTGGAAATTACTAAGGGCTAGGCACAGTTGATATTCCCATGAGCCAGAATGAACAGAGCATATAATAGAAAAAGCATAGAAGAGACAACTTTCAGTAGTAAAAGTAAATTATCCCTTAATAAAAGGTGCTCTGGATCAACTATAAAAAGTTTAAAGGAGAGCCTCAAAAGGATGAAGATGAACTTCAAGTAACAAAACTGTAAGCCATAAAATATCCAGCACACTTTAACTCAATAAATTACAAGCATAATAAACAAAAGTACAATCACACTAATGCATATCATTTCCAAGTTGCTGTAAACTGGTGATAAAGACAAAATCTGAAGAGCAGTCCAAGAAAACAGATATATTATATAGAGAATAACAAAGACAACATGACagatttcccatcagaaaccacACAGACTAAAGATAAGGAAGAGATTTtttaatgatgaaagaaaaaaacactgtcAAGGTAGAATTCTATAACTTGCAAatatatgttataaaaatgaagatttctgGTTGCAtgggtgcttcagtggtagaacgtTCACCTTACCTATGGGAAAgccagttcaattcccagaccaagcACCCCCCCACAAAAAAGACTTCCACAGAACAGTAAAAAGTAGGGGAattcatatgtagaatggaatgatttctaaatgttgtgttagtttttttttttaattaataaaaaaaaaaaggaggggaattCATCACTAGCATGCCTGtactaaaagaaatgttaaaggaagttcttcaggtagaaggaaaatgataaatatgtaaaTTTGGACCCCCACAATGGGAATGAAGAGCAGCAGATTGGTAATTATGTGAGTACACATTACCTACTTTTTCACGTTTTAATCTCTTTAAAAGgaaattcagttttaaaagaaaaataatgacaatatgTTATGGTATAACATACATAGAATAAACCATGACAATAACAGCACAAAGGACAGGTGGAGGAAACTGGAAGCATCCATTGTAAATTTCTTACTCTATATGGTAAATGGAACAATCTGATTTGAAAACAGACTGTGATAATTTAAAGATATACGCTTTAAGCTCCAAAGAAACCAACAGAACAataaaacagggcgggccacggtggctcagcaggcagagttctcgcctatcatgcaggagacccaggttcgattcccagtacctgcccatgcaaaaacaaaaacaaacaaacagaagaaaactaaggaaatctgaataaagttcATGCACTGTAACAAGTGTaccacatcaaaaaaaaaaaaactataatgccggaggacctcggttcgattcccggccccagcccatgtaacaaaaacggagaaacagaatacaataaaaacaagaaaatgtttaaaaaatgtttccctttcttccttccttccttctatccttccttccttctctctgtctttcctttaaaaaaaaaaaaaaaaaaaaaaaaaaaaaaaaaactataaaacaaagtAGTATATCCAATAAGCCAATAGTGCAAATAAAACAGAACACTataagaaaatttcagttaatccaaaagaaggcaggaaaatagaacacaaaaagaaaaaagacaagccCAACAGAAAACAAGTAACAAAAGCAGAGATTTAAAACCCCAACATATAAAATCAAATGTTGGTAAACTTTTTCCTTAAGCTggttagaaagaaaatattttagacttgTGGGTTGCCACCTGGTCTCTGTTTTAaccactcaactctgctgttgtagggCAAAAGCAGTCACAGACAACATGTAAATCAACGaccatggctgtgttccaataaaactttctttacaAAGATAAGGGGCTGGCCCAGaagctatatatatttttccaaatcttGATAAAAACACCACCTTCCAGGTCTAAAAATTCCATCTGAAATGCAGAGGTTGCtagactggatttttaaaaaaacaagactcAAGTTTATGCAACcacaagaaactcactttaagTATAGGTCCAGTTAAGCTAAaagttaaaagatggaaaatgacaTACCATGCTATCACTACTTGAAAGGGAGTTGGAGTAATGTTAACATAAAAGTAGACATCAAAATGAGGAATGTTACACCAGAGATAAGAAAAGacattacaaaataataaaaaggttgAGAGAAGAGTCATTAAGAGAATAtaagaatttaattaaaaatttttaactagCTAATAGCAAAacttgggagtgactggcttcagagtggccttggcagtaaactgtggagactgttatctgcttacttggaggGCAGTCTGAGAGGaacagaatgtttgttttttcttaagccccaaggtctttttagctatctcttgtatgtagggagtattatactgaaaagcaggcttggtcagcaaaagagctgtgagaaatgatataaaataaagcagctgaagctcttcggggctgcagtcatcttgtctgtctcGTACGTctcgtgtgtctgtgtgtttcatTTCGCAGGAGTTGCTGAAAGACTGCAACACCAATTACATGAAATAGTAATTTCCAGaattgagaagaaaaacagaaatatgtacaaatataaaaaacaatacaaCATGCATTCAAGTGCCCAAAGAACATTCACAAAAACCATGTGCTGGTCATAAAACAATTCTACATAAAGGTGTAAGATATTAAACTAAGAGTATATTCTCAAACAACAGTAGAATTAAATTAGACATCAATGTTAATAAGATATTATGGAAAACatccaaatatttgaaaagtgaACAACAAACTTCTATTTTACTAGTGACTTAAAGAAAACTCAACTGTGAATCTATAAACTATTTTGAACTTCATGAACATAAATGAAACAACATATTGAAATCttaaatgtaaacaaaataaagcCTAGATAGAAGTGCAAGCTTTGGATGCTTctataaggaaaacagaaagttCTAAAATGAATCATCTAACATCCAcgtaagaaattagaaaaagaaaaaaaattaaattcaaagtaaGCTGAAGAGAGGAAATggtgaaacaaatgaaataaaaaagagaaacacattCAAGTGAAACCAACAGCTGGTTcactgaaaagatcaataaaattgataaaggtCTTGACACATAAATCATAacataaaagagaagaaacaaatcaaCTATAATAGGAGGGAAAAGGAAACCATCACTACGTATCTCAAAGACATTTAAGACAATAAAGGTGGTTGACAAAGAAAGCAGCACAAGACAATCCAGGATGCTATTTCCCCACAGAATCTtggaacaactagcaaaaactagcAGAACt includes the following:
- the LOC143653615 gene encoding uncharacterized protein LOC143653615 — encoded protein: MNPSQSRRHRRRLRALKKKLEKMQLDQSSEKNPQQSSPPPTTRRLRRRARCLVWQLTQAALEKDSTENSPRAQKRQLFSLYDEARERCGNPSPSLKQILLIMLTLLSTAPTASAREAWAAVQHPPGILFITPDSPLFPSLQVSNCSLQLPCNAFFQPSQAPLNLSLRHPPKEALVFDLSQLFNQTTHTCNPEYPNCLFIHKQTIVDVVGFNNKKISAYWLTGAWWFPGLTPNTPHHAPNAIPPDPPCTQTPWTEEFASFNRFAWLPCRPPIYPLQNISYSFYANGYGNHGNHLSALISPLPVREILLPLS